The Faecalibacterium sp. I3-3-33 DNA window GCAAAATGGACGTATGGCCCGTTGGTCAAGCGGTTAAGACAGAGGCCTCTCACGCCTTTAACATCGGTTCGATTCCGGTACGGGTCACCATTTTATAGTAGTAAAACGGCCACGCGCCGTTTTATATAGATGCCTCTTTAGCTCAGTCGGTTAGAGCACCTGACTGTTAATCAGGGTGTCGCCTGTTCGAGTCAGGCAAGAGGCGCCAGCAAAGCGATGGAAAATTTCCATCGCTTTTTTCTTTTTCCCGGCAGTCTTGTTGACAGCACCGCCCCGGGGGGCTATACTTAACACACTATAAAGGATTAAAGGAACCTCCTGCCGTGCGGCTTTACGGTGCAGTAAGGCCGAAAAGGCGCCCCCTTGGGGGAGCTGGCAATGCCGCAAGGCATTGACGGAGGGGGGCAAACCCTTGACAAAGGAGAACATCATGAAAAAAGTTATTCTGACCGGCGACCGTCCCACCGGCCGCCTGCACGTTGGCCATTATGTCGGCTCTCTGAAGGAGCGGGTGCGGCTGCAGAATACCGGCGAATATGACGAGATCTTTATCATGATCGCCGATGCGCAGGCGCTGACCGATAACGCCGATAACCCGGAGAAGGTGCGCCAGAACATCCTGCAGGTGGCACTGGACTATCTGGCCTGCGGTCTGGACCCCAACAAGGTGCACATCTTCATCCAGTCCATGGTGCCCCAGCTGACCGAGCTGAGCTTCTACTACCAGAATCTGGTCACCGTCAGCCGTCTGCAGCGCAACCCCACCGTGAAGAGCGAGATCCAGATGCGCAACTTTGAAGCCAGCATCCCGGTGGGCTTCTTCTGCTACCCCATCAGTCAGGCTGCCGATATCACCGCCTTCAAGGCTACCACCGTGCCCGCCGGTGAGGATCAGAAGCCCATGATCGAGCAGTGCTGCGAGATCGTCCACAAGTTCAACTCCGTCTACGGCGAAACGCTGGTAGAGCCCCAGATCGTTCTGCCCCAGAACGCCGCCTGCCTGCGTCTGCCCGGCATTGACGGCAAGGCCAAGATGAGCAAGAGCCTTGGCAACTGCATCTATCTGTCCGAAGAGCCGGAGGATATCGAGAAGAAGGTCAAGTCCATGTTTACCGACCCCAACCACCTGCGGGTGCAGGACCCCGGCAAGGTGGAGGGCAACCCGGTGTTCATCTATCTGGACGCTTTCTGCCGCCCCGAGCACTT harbors:
- the trpS gene encoding tryptophan--tRNA ligase is translated as MKKVILTGDRPTGRLHVGHYVGSLKERVRLQNTGEYDEIFIMIADAQALTDNADNPEKVRQNILQVALDYLACGLDPNKVHIFIQSMVPQLTELSFYYQNLVTVSRLQRNPTVKSEIQMRNFEASIPVGFFCYPISQAADITAFKATTVPAGEDQKPMIEQCCEIVHKFNSVYGETLVEPQIVLPQNAACLRLPGIDGKAKMSKSLGNCIYLSEEPEDIEKKVKSMFTDPNHLRVQDPGKVEGNPVFIYLDAFCRPEHFAEFWPEYQNLDEVKAHYQRGGLGDMKVKKFLNSVMQAELEPIRTRRKEWEQRLPEVVEILKEGSAYAEKTAAATLDEVRKAMRIDYFENDNLLK